One part of the Quercus lobata isolate SW786 chromosome 7, ValleyOak3.0 Primary Assembly, whole genome shotgun sequence genome encodes these proteins:
- the LOC115951929 gene encoding uncharacterized protein LOC115951929, which translates to MSTMKENRGKEIAGEGKRPESQTQDRPEGQTRPLAGDKRKFLPKNIDLEGLPSRRDKRVKSGSSKVVKSKPPQSQPAAQIVDVDSSTPVESTPSKTPPRTPLAKSTTPGSSQPSTSIIENEDLAWERFQIAVKDEDINMCYNMGLKEFEHSGVHDLFKAMSKFIAASRQATELDKTRVLLETRIQQVNAECKKWAGVAEKAKDEVKERSKLIEELRTDAVEKDTRIDHLQKMNDELNARLSKAKEDAVAEFKSSKEYTDTLDRNYAAGFEDFRMDAIENFPEVDFNAIKLNLAAATSSLLQTGSDDVNVEDDASTQPQDAPVVNAPPS; encoded by the exons atgtcaacaatgaaagagaaCAGAGGGAAGGAGATTGCAGGAGAGGGGAAACGTCCTGAGAGTCAGACCCAGGATCGTCCTGAGGGTCAGACACGTCCATTGGCTGGGGACAAAAGGAAGTTCTTGCCAAAAAACATTGACTTGGAAGGGCTCCCCAGTCGTAGAGACAAAAGGGTTAAGTCAGGCTCGTCCAAGGTGGTCAAGTCCAAACCTCCCCAGTCCCAGCCTGCCGCCCAGATAGTTGATGTGGACTCGTCCACTCCAGTGGAGTCCACGCCGTCCAAGACTCCACCCAGAACTCCTTTGGCCAAGTCTACCACGCCTGGCTCGTCCCAGCCTTCTACGAGCATTATTGAGAACGAAGACCTGGCTTGGGAACGTTTCCAGATAGCTGTCAAGGACGAGGATATAAACATGTGCTATAACATGGGCTTGAAGGAATTTGAGCATTCAGGCGTCCATGACCTCTTCAAG GCCATGTCAAAGTTTATAGCAGCGTCTAGACAGGCAACAGAGCTGGACAAGACGAGAGTCTTGTTGGAGACGAGGATTCAGCAGGTGAATGCTGAGTGTAAAAAATGGGCTGGGGTTGCTGAAAAAGCTAAGGACGAGGTCAAGGAACGTAGCAAGCTGATTGAGGAGCTCAGGACTGATGCAGTGGAGAAGGATACGCGCATTGATCATTTGCAGAAGATGAACGATGAATTGAATGCTCGTCTCTCCAAGGCAAAAGAGGACGCTGTGGCTGAGTTCAAGTCGTCCAAAGAATATACAGACACTTTGGATCGCAATTATGCAGCTGGTTTTGAAGATTTCAGAATGGACGCTATTGAGAACTTCCCTGAAGttgattttaatgcaatcaAGCTTAACCTTGCTGCTGCCACAAGCTCTCTTCTCCAGACTGGCTCTGATGATGTCAACGTGGAAGACGACGCTAGTACCCAGCCTCAGGACGCACCTGTTGTGAATGCTCCCCCTTCTTAG